GGGCGGAACACCTGAGAAAAATTCTCAGGCTCAAAGCGGGGGACTCCGTCGCCGCAGGGATCATCGGTCAGGGGACAGGGAAAGGACGCATCGAAAGTCTCAGCCCCGGATACGCCCTCCTCACCATACACGTTACGGATCCGCCCGAACCTCTCTATCCCTTGAGCCTTGCCGTCGGCATGGTCCGCCCCATCCAGACCAGACGCATACTGAAAACCGCCGCCTCCTTCGGCATCCGGGAAATCTGCTTCGTACCCACCGCCCTGGGGGAAGCCTCCTATCGGGAGGCGAAAATCTGGGACAGCTACCGGGACTTCCTGGTGGAAGGAGCCTCCCAGGGAGGAATATGCTCCCTGCCGGAGGTCCTTCGCTTCGCTTCCCTGGAAGAGTTTCTGGAAGAGACACGCCGCCGTGACGGGCGCATCCTCTTTGACCTTGCTGATACAGCTGCCGCCCCCCCGGAGAAGAGCAGGGAGGCGCTAATACTGATAGGTTCGGAACGGGGATGGACGGGGAAGGAACATCGCGAAATACTGGATGCGGGCTTTCAGCTCCGGGGTCTTGGCAGACGCATCCTGACCACAGAAACCGCCTGTACCGCAGCGACGGCCCTTACGCTGCGGGAACTCGGCCTTTTTTGAGCCCCATAAGATAGAGAAAGAGGTAGAGGCCCCCGAAAAAGAGGACCGGCGCCGCCATCCAGGCAAACTGATGCCCCTCTGCCGCCTGGTAGAAGAGGGTTGCCACAATCCAGGCCATCAGAGTGTGGTAGGTAACGAAGAGTACCGTGTAGGGTCCGCCGATCTCCCTGACCACCGTGGCGACCACCGCAAGACAGGGAAAATAGACCAGAACGAAGAGCAGATAGGCATAGGCCTGGGCGGGGGTAAAGTGCTGCCTGAGAAGCTGAAAACTTCTGGGGTCCTCTTCCGCCTCGTCACCAAAGCCCAGGGCTGCAGCCAGCCCGGCGGGAATGGAGAGCAGGGAATCCCGGATTCCCGAAACAAGGGAAAAGCCTTCATCCTCCTCACCTTCTGCCGGATTTTCCGAGGATTCGCTAAGCTGGGAATAGAGGCCGTTGATTGTTCCTACAATCGATTCCTTGGCGA
This genomic window from Marispirochaeta aestuarii contains:
- a CDS encoding RsmE family RNA methyltransferase encodes the protein MNLLLCEPDEVDSGGQAELKGPRAEHLRKILRLKAGDSVAAGIIGQGTGKGRIESLSPGYALLTIHVTDPPEPLYPLSLAVGMVRPIQTRRILKTAASFGIREICFVPTALGEASYREAKIWDSYRDFLVEGASQGGICSLPEVLRFASLEEFLEETRRRDGRILFDLADTAAAPPEKSREALILIGSERGWTGKEHREILDAGFQLRGLGRRILTTETACTAATALTLRELGLF